The following nucleotide sequence is from Pseudochaenichthys georgianus chromosome 17, fPseGeo1.2, whole genome shotgun sequence.
TTAAAGTATCCATTTAAGCTATTTTAAGTAACttatatttgttttttaatttCTGTATACATCTGGTGTTTGTTAACCATCATTGTTGGTGCATCAGGTCTCTTAGCAGACGGACCCAATCAGTGGCACCATCAGAATAAGTTGTGGCTTAATTGGCACAGTTCATAGAATCCGCTGGCCAGAAGCAGAAGCCACAACAAAGTTAGACTGGAAAATGTGGGGCTTTTTGATGTATGGTTAAATAAAGTTGGAGGGAAATTGGGGGGTGGGGAGTAGGCCTACATGTTGTGTTCCAAGGGATTGTGAAGGGTTTTAGCGTGAGATAAATCTTTTAATTGGGGGGCTTAGCGGTAGGCAGTGAGAGCTCAGTGGTACTTATTTAGAGTGAGTGGGCCGATTGGCAGTGTCTCCGTGTTCCTCTGGGCTGGGGGAAAAAACAGCCGCCGCAAAGTTTGACCTGCTTGATTGAAAGGACTGCTTTAATACAGATGAGGTAGCTGGGTTTTGGTCAGGTCTGGCTCAGAGCGACGAGGAAGATGAATATACTCCTTTTTAAtaagtaaacaaaaaaaacacgtcTGCTGCTGCGGTCGACTTGATGAAGACCAGCAGGGTGTGAACGACATGAGGGCAACCTGGTGGTAAAGACTGCCGAAGAGATCCCTGGCTGAGGAGCCTTTGTGTAAACACTGTCACTGCTGTGAGATTCATATTGTGGGGATGGAGACGTGCAGACGGGCCAATTGCTGAGGCCGAGCTATTGAAGGGGGGTGACCTGTGATTACGGAAAGACAGGAAAAAGTACTCTCCGGGTGATATTAACGGACTGACAGTGCCAGGGTGTTTTTGAGTGGCCAGTTTTTCCTAAAGTGCCTTTTCCTTTCCTCTCAGATGGTTTATAACCCAAGACTAAACAATCTGCAGCTTCTTCCATATGTTAAACTGGCATTTTCTTATGCTGCTGAACTTTTAAGCTTTAAAAACGGTATGCTAGCTCAGACTTTTTGTCAGTGGATAAGTCACTGTACTAAAAACTATTTGTTATAGATTTCCCTCAAGGCGTGTTTTTTCTCATGACAATGATTAAACACGGCAGCCTATGCTCTGGGATCTCTCCCAATACCAGTGGTTAGGACTCTTCAGTGCAAGAAATGTAAAGAGGACACCGGGGAAATTATTCAAAGTCCCTGCTGTCTCTGTCTTGGACTCATTTAATTCTACTTTTTTTGGCATAAATTCCTCTACAGATTAGTTTTGATTAGCTCTGATATGAAGTGCGTCACATTGTGTTCCTGTCTGAGGTGTTGGATGAAGGTTTCTTCACCCCCTCAGCCATATCCACCAGACATAGCCTGCCTTCTGGTTGGATTTGGTCCAAAATCACCCTGAAGTTGGCTTCATttccagagccatttaatacgGAGGGTGGGATATTTTACTTAGCATGGATTTGCCAACGTCACCCTCCCCTGCTGCATTCGTTGTGCTGTCAAAACCAATAAGATCAAAACAAAAGCTTTCGTTCCAAAAATAGACTCCAGAAAAGCATTACTCATAAATCAGGGATTCCTGCTCCTCCTACTGCTCTTTTAACACATTTTCTTCTTTTATTCCTCACCCAATTTTAAGATTTTGTTTGTACCAACCAAGAAGAAATTAAAGAGAGCATGTGAATCATAATTTTAACCATCACTAGCATTTTGCTATTTACCGATATACCTCATAAATCCTGGTAGCGTGTAATCCCTGGCCATATTAAGTACATTTTGTATCAAATATTTCAATTTTCAGTTAAATCTTTGGCCTCATCAAGAggtttttaacaaatgttccacaccaGTCAGCACAGGTACACTATAAGACTAAAGTGGAGGTTTGTAGAAGTTCTGAGCCAGTAAATCTACAGAAATATGAAAAACAGATCCCAGCACTTGCCCACACCCAGACACCTGATACAGATGTGGTAAGGGCTGTAATGAAAGAGAACCCATGAGGGAATGTATTGAAAATCCGAGTTACGATAACAGATTTGTGGTGGATGGGTGGCACTGCTCTAACTCGACCACAAGCGTGCCAGAAGGCACATCTTGCCTGGGGCAGAGCAGTTGATATGTTAGCTGTGTCTTTGCCTAAGTCTGCTAGTTTTCACTACACAGTTGCATGCTCATTAGTTTTATAATTAGGCAAGACTCTTGCGTTGAGTCTTGAGTGGAAGCTCTCTTCTGTACCCAGGGGCGCACTGGGACTACAATTCAGCCCTAGAAACTGACCCAGTCCGGCCACATGAAATGTCGGGGGGGGTGCATCAGAAAAAAAATAAAgcctgaagccttccgagtaaatcgccagaacgccgacacctcttcATCACTCCACTGctgaaagtactccggtgtgaaagcgcctaatggcAATGTTAACAGGCCtatatagagtgccacagtgacgcatcCGAAAACCCGGAAATAAACTTCTTTCGGTTCCTTCTacaaaaaccaatgcaatttctccataggattttgggaaatagctcgaaataaggtctgtggttgacacaaattgaagagacagatcacattttgtctaccctacttttataattttaaaatcataaatctaatcgatagattcatgatcgatagatttatgattagaaaattataaaagtagggtagacatgtggatatcaTCCGGTTGAACAAAAGGTGATCTGTCTCTTctatttgtgtcaaccacagaccttatttcgagctattttccaaaatcctatggagaaattgcattggtttttgtTCGAAGAACCGGAAATGCTAAAATGCTAaattacttccgggttttaggacgcgtcattGTGGCACTCTATTGCTTAATATAGCATGTTAACATGTGTAATGCTAAATAAGTAAGCTAAACGCTTAAATCAGTTTGCTTACATGTTCACACATGCTGAggacaatacatttaaaaggatcTACATGGTCATTGTGGgcagtttttttgttttaaaccaaTGTATTTGACATGTTTTGACCCGATGATCATGCAGGATGAACATTATTAACATTCATTAAGGGGGGACATGGGTGTACCAACTTTCATGTCAAATGGTCCAAACTTTGTTTTGTTATAGATCTTAAGCTACTTGGTGGTAAAGAGAGAAGGAACCATGGGGTCTGGGTCATGGAGCGTATTTATTCTGGTTGGTCTGTCGTTTTGCGGCAACAGCCAAGCCCTCACAAAGAGCCCCATCCTGTCCCGGATACGAAGGGCTCCAGAGGCCAATGGGGAAAGCAAGAAGTGCTCCTACACCTTCCTGGTTCCTGAGCAGAAGATCACAGGACCCATATGTGCCGCCCGCGGTTACTCTACCGATAAGGATCGAGTGACACGCCTGGATGTGGCTGGAGTGCGGGACGTCCTGTCGAAGCAGCGTAGGGAGACGGAAACGTTGAAGCTGGTGGTGGATGTGGACGGCAACTTGGTGAATGAAATGAAGCTGTTGAGGAAAGAGAGCAGGAACATGAACTCCAGAGTGACCCAGCTGTACATGCAGCTGCTTCACGAGATCATCAGGAAGAGGGACAACTCGCTGGAGCTGGCGCAGCTGGAGACTCGCATCCTCAATGCCACCTCAGAGTCACTGCGCCTGGCATCCCGGTACAGAGAGCTGGAGTCCAAATACGCTGCCCTGTCTGCTGTAGTGAACAACCAGTCAGTGCTGATTGGGGCACTTGAGGAGCAATGCATGCAGGTGTACAGCCGCAGGCATGACCAGACACCCTTGGGACCTCCGCGTGTGCAGGTGGTGCCTGAGAACATTCCTGTTAGTGTGCCACGTTTCACCAACGAGATCCAGAGGGACAACAACCGAGGCTTCGCCCGAGAAAGGGGCTCTCGCTCTGGGCCGTCGCCCACGGGCGGCACCCTGGAAGTTCAGAAACCTCCACCGAGAAACTTCAGTGCTGAAGGTAAGTGAGAGAAGAATGCTCCACCAATCCATCCATtacatttcaataatatatGAATTGTTTCAAACGTGAAAATGTAATGTAAGTCATGGTTAAATGTAAAGCAGTCATGACTTTGGAGGCCAGCCGTGACACAATATGAATCCCTAAGTTTGAAAACAGCTGCAGGTGGGCCAGTGGTGTAGTTTTTTCAAAGGCCAAAGATGTTCACATTCAGCTGGAACTCTGCTGCCGGCTCAACAGAAAGGACACAAACCAGGAtggaaatacaaatgttgtaacGTCTCAACTGAGGCAGGGGACTTAAAGCAAAGCAAAGAAAGACCTAACCAGTGCCATTTTGCTCATCAACAGTACATTCCTGACACATTTAGATTGCCCTCGCCCAAGAATAATAAAGTGTGTAGGATTTCAGTACAGCTGTGTACGAAAACGATCCCTTACAAGACTGTTCCATTGCATGTGAGATGTAGACAGAACCCAGACTGGTGTATAGACCCCTCAAAAACCACAAAGTAGAGGCACTTCTGCTATACTTTATGAATGGACTAAACCTTTACATTATTATTTTACCATTAGCCTGGAGAGGATTGCTCTCCCTTTACATAAACTCATTGCTTCATAAGCTATTAGTCAACATGCTATGCTAATGAGAATGTTGAATTACTTTGGAAAAATGCAGTTAATCGCAGTGGTTTTACAAAGTATCTATTAAGTTgttcctgttttgttttcatACCACAAATGGGGTCATATCTTATAAAGTCATTTTATTTGCCTGACTCCCTAAACATCTTTGCTggataaatgtgttttttattactctttgtttgtttgattttatTCTTGTTTACCAGATTCCCTAAAAGTTCAACCCTCTGTCAGACTTCAATTTAAATGTCTCTTAATCATGTTCTGAAACAACAGAGTAACATTGTCATACAAACCCAAACTGAGTTTCAACCTGAATCAGACTCTTTGATAcatgttttaatatttatattgcGTTTA
It contains:
- the LOC117461706 gene encoding angiopoietin-related protein 1-like yields the protein MGSGSWSVFILVGLSFCGNSQALTKSPILSRIRRAPEANGESKKCSYTFLVPEQKITGPICAARGYSTDKDRVTRLDVAGVRDVLSKQRRETETLKLVVDVDGNLVNEMKLLRKESRNMNSRVTQLYMQLLHEIIRKRDNSLELAQLETRILNATSESLRLASRYRELESKYAALSAVVNNQSVLIGALEEQCMQVYSRRHDQTPLGPPRVQVVPENIPVSVPRFTNEIQRDNNRGFARERGSRSGPSPTGGTLEVQKPPPRNFSAEGPFRDCLDAQEAGHSTSGMYLIRPDEAERPVQAWCEQDIDNGGWTVIQSRRDGSINFFRNWDSYKSGFGNIDGEYWLGLEGIYNLGRQGDYKLLVELEDWMDKKVYAQYSSFHLEPESEGYRLRLGTYQGNAGDSMSSDNGKQFTTLDRDKDAYSGNCAHFHKGGWWYNACGQANLNGVWYTGGVYRSKFQDGIFWADYGGGFYSMKAVRMLIRPID